TTTGAGTATAAAGTTGTTTcgacaatttgtatttttttttcacttgcGCACACTCGGGAATATATTTACAGCGATCGCGTTCAGCCCCTCAGCCGCCATCATACTGCTGCTTTAattcttttgtatatttttcaatacttcGAAATAGGCACTTTGATTTAAgatctctttattttttttatttcaaatttaaatgtttttgtgtttttttttaaaccaacaacaacttctcatttttttttttttttttgttaatatactttttttgtatcttttatttttgtttaaacatttacaggtggcaaaattaacattttaacgtTCTCTACACATACGGCCGCTGTCTAACAGTTTTACTCCACTCCACATGTAAAAGAACACAAAAACTCACACATTGTGCCGGGCCAAAATAGACCGTAAGAACCACAGCACAGCACAGCACAGCACAGCACAGCACAGCACAGCTAcagctaaaaaacaaaaagctcCCTCCcaatatatatgtgtgtgtgtgtgtttttttgcgTTTATGACTTCCTGCTCCTCTTTGGCTAATTATTGTGTGAGAGGGTTTTTATGGATAATGGGGTTGAGTTGGTAATAGCAGTGTGAGCAGGGGATTTCATATTGTAATACGTTTTGTGTTTAAATGTGGTCtggtgttgtagttgttgttgttgctgttgttggttcACCAAGATACGTTAATTATATTTAGAAACACTTTACAAACACTTTTCTAATACAAACACTTTGTAGATTGTTGTATTTAGAGAAAAACTTTAGAAACCCAAACTAATTGATTTGCTAAAACAAAAATGGAAATTGTTTTAGGgtctacatatatatgtatatataggcAGCAGTACTGTGTTTAGTTAAGGCTATAAAAAGATTGGGAATTGGGAATTCGAAAtcggaaaatgtttttaaattcaaGCTCTATGAGCTGCAAATTGCAAGACAGTCTGGACTCGCATTCGTCATGCATTGGTCTTAAAAGAGTTATTAAGCCAATGAGGGACTACAGAATTTGGTTTTCACACGGAATCTTTAAAAAACAGGCAGAAAGGGCTTTAAGACCATCATAACCTTCAACTCTTCAAATTAGAAGAAAAATAGCTTATATATTAAGGACCGCATTCGCGATCTAGTGAAATAAATAGTTTCAATATCAATTAAgaaatttcctttaatattttaaacccaACACTAAGCTTATGGGTTTTGGTAATCAGTGTGATCAATAAGtgatcaatttttttcttacacaCAAAATCGGATGATTTTAAAAGTTCACtagaacttaaaattaaaagaaaataatatttctatcaaaatatttgtttgtaaagaTCGGGTATATAAACACCGCGGCTAATCTTCTCAAGCCGTAGGTTTAACTTTAACCAACAATATGGTCCTCCAAGTTGTCAAATGTTGCTGATTTATCAACATAAACTAGTAACTTCACTTGGCCCAGAACCAAATAATGTAGAATTGTTAAATTGTGCGATCTTGAAAGACCAATGTCATGATTTATAATCAATGCCTTTAAGGCAAAATTAAGCCTAATCGCGGAACACAATTTTGTGATAAGAAGTCGATGATTGACTTGCAAATGACAGTTCGTTTGTAAATTTACCTACATATATATTGAGAACTCTCATAGAGCTTTACATGACGAATAAACGATCGCGGATTCAGCGTATACAGTTTAGAAGAATCTCCGAGTTCagaataaattaataatgaaaGAATTTGTTAAGTTGAAAACTTTGTCACTCTCAGAAGGCATAATATCTTGAGAAATATTGTCATCGTTAAGGTTTTTAAAGTATGTAATCCGAATATAAAAGTCATACTTGTAATCTATTAAGAAACTCAAATTTGGTGTCTCAAATATCACCCTGTTTCCTGATCACTACAACAATATCAGTGAGATTGTAGATTAAGAAGTTTAaagttagttatttaaataaatttgtttaagaagTGCCTCTTAGCTCTCGCGATACTTATTCCACTCAAAATAGCTAAGAAGAAAGTGCCTGAGTAATCGatctacaaatatatatttgtaatactATTTTCATGATATTAAAGAGTTCGATGATATAGATCTAAAtaactttcttaaaaatataccGTTTAGCACTCATGGTTACCGCATTATGGCTTTGAAAGGCATTTTAGCCCTTTAAACTTTGACATATAGAAAAATCTCCCCAATTGTCTTTCTCGTCTACTCGGTCATTACAATTAtgacaaaatatatacaataacaTCTATGAAATCGTACACTAAGTTAAAAGTACCCATTACTTCTCACTCTAAACAGATTCGAAAGAAGTTTCATGGGATCGATCTACCAAATAATAGACTAAAATATCATTGTCATACTATTTTCATGATATTGAAtggtttgaagaactagtttgGTTAGCACATGAAAACCCGGATTGTAACCAGCagaaaaagaacttccaaagaagcgaaatagAAGTTATTTCATTGAAGTACTAAAAAacacctgaagaagtgatgattttaatacAAGCTTGTCATATGATggatgttcttttttatttgattccaaattctctacatctaaagtcattctcaggaagtaattttgatgttcttttttggaagttattaggaaatgaaattgtaatattataaaataaaactaatttgacttaaatattattaagattaataaataaattacaagcatttaagtaaaaaaatcaattttgaacaaaattgtattattttcacttctttggaagtcaatagaCATCACTTTTActgaaggtaaacaaatttgcTTACCACTTTTACTTTACTTTCACttttacttttgaagtggtgataaatgcaTTCTTTGGGaagtacttcattttatttttgctaaatggtATATATAGAAATGTTTGATTCTCTTTCAAGTTTATAACCTGAGCTTTCCCTTGTTCCATAGAACCAGTCAACCTTGTTCAGCTATTATGTACTTTAACAGTCGGCTCAGATCAACCATAAACGCttctaatatttttcaatttacttttgattttgttttcaataaaaactttttgtttagcCATGCTCACCGCTTTAACCCCTTGAATACTTAAGTACGCAAAAAATACATAgaataaataagttaaaaaaaaacaacaaaaaaagaacaccaTTAATAAGGTATGTCTATTTACTCGTActttcaatatacatatacttagtttagtatttttattttttttatttttgggcatcttaaaattttgtctacccgaaaaattttgtttagagaTATTAGATGATGATTCACCATTCGGTTGATAATTGTAAATgcttaaagtaaaaatataaaaaattaagtataaatgtatataaatatactctaaaaacaagtaggaaagtatagtcgggcatggccgaccatatgataccctataccatgagtatatttttacaatttttacttttataaaatttttattttttgtaaagaaacttttatgttgaatattaccataattccaNNNNNNNNNNNNNNNNNNNNNNNNNNNNNNNNNNNNNNNNNNNNNNNNNNNNNNNNNNNNNNNNNNNNNNNNNNNNNNNNNNNNNNNNNNNNNNNNNNNNaacagaactagaacagaactagaacagaactagaacagaactagaacagaactagaacaaaactagaacagaactagaactgaactagaactaaactagaactgaactgtaactgaattggaactgaaatagaactaaactaaaactgaactggaactgaactagaactagaattgaactaaactataactgaactagaactgaactagaactgaactgaattagaactgaactagaactgaattagaactgaactagaactgaactagaactgaactagaactgaactagaactgaactagaactgaactagaactgaactagaactgaactagaactgaactagaactgaactagaactaaactataactgaacttgaactgaactgatctagaagtgaactagaactgaattagaactgaactaaaactgaactagaactgaactagaactaaactagaactgaacaagaacaaaattacaaatattcttaaattttacaaaaaataaacccGCTTATTTCAAAATCTATCATATTTTTAATGCATTAGCAACactacttttaaataattaactttaGGTCAGTCGGAAGACACGAACCGCAGATCCGAtagttattgttgctgctgcagcagcagcgTTGAGGCTGactgttgctgttatttttcCCCCATTTCATTGTCAATGATAATTTGTATAGAGCGCACCACCAAACTCAACAATATTTACTTACGAGTAGTGTATTCCACTAAAATGCCATTACACTACTACAACTATTGCCGCTACAAAAGTTTTCATTTCGCTATATCATTTTACTCTAACTCATTTAAATGCAAAGCACTCGTTCTGTCTCAATGGTCACATACCGACCGACCCATTGACGATAAGCAGACAGACATTCACCAAACTATTTATTTTGCTCATACAAATCgacaataaatacatatgtgtgtaaagAGGGAATGACTGAATAAATGACAGGCAGGCTGTCTGGCTGGCTGTGTGCTTGACTTAAGAGATAGTGGAGGGAATGTTTTATTGACAAATTGGGGTGGGTgtatgttagtttttttttcggttATTGCATTGATCGCAtgaatgtttaaattgtttattaaaagttaACGAAGTAAAAACctaaatacatgtaaaattaaTTGCAAGGGTTCAGATGGTGGTGGGGTCTCAAAGGGGAGGTATGTTTACCAATTCTtagaaataaaatcaattcagttgtagtttttaaaatcCCATTAAAAATGACAAAGAACTAGTTACTTGGTTGATTCTTTGGAGATTTAGAAGAGTTGTTATATTTACCATTTACAATCGTTTGACCTAGTTTAACAATTCTATCGTTAGCTGTTCCAAAACTTTAGTGGTCTTGTTGTATCTCAATTATATAAACTccttcttaattttttctgatAAACCCGCCTCtgttttttaagcaaattgtaATTCATACACTTTTGGCAAATTCGTTTGACATAATATTAGCAAAACAAATTGACAACAATGTTGTGTCTGATATTGAAATTGGTCGCTAAAtatttgtcatttaaaaaaaattataaaaccaaaacaataaaaaaaaccttgtttcaaatacaaaacattgaaattttgaaacataaaacttaaacaacaacattatcttACCTTCTTCGACAATTTTAAGTTCCACATCTTTATAATCCTTTACTTGTTGCTCGGAGTCCCCATATAATTGTTGCACTGAATCCTTggttaaattactaaaaaaaatttaaaacatttttatttatcatacattttttcccgcctttttaaattaacaaaaaatttacctgCTTAAAGCCAATATAATGGGTTTTCTTTGCTTGATCAAATCCTTTAAACTGTCATTATCCAAAGATCTTTGTCTTAAAAATTCATTCGAATCTTTTGCTTTTGTCTTTCTTCTAgttaaactacaaaattttaacattttaaagtgatttcttaattattttcagaataaaatttaacgtCTGCTTTGAACTCGATTGACCACGAAACTAAACCAGAATTATTGTTGATTTAGGAGGCGTATTTCTAAGAGATTTTGTTTGTGAAATGTTGACATCCAAACCATGTGTTGAAGCTAATGTCAAATTTCaagaattttatcttttttatgaGATTTAAATGCGTTTGAGTTTAATGTACAAATTGttcattaaatttcaaaactattttgaaatgttattgAAGTTAAATGAAGAGAATTTAATTGTACAGAGAAGCTTAATTTCGATTGCAACAATTTGttgcaaaacaaattttttcctatctatctatctatctatctatctatctatctatctatctatctatctatctatctatctatctatctatctatctatctatttatctatctatttatctatctatatatcgatctatctatttatctatctatctatctatctatctatctatctatctatctatctatctatctatctatcgatctatatATATAGAATATCATTATAAATCAAACGAAgtaacaacttaaaaaaaacacaatttttattaaaattcaaaacctTAACTTAACTACTAATTCGATGGACAAACTCCTTTGAGATTCAAAAACACATTCAAACACACATCATCCACTCGATCCCATATAAGTGAACCATATTTTCGTGCTGTATAATCCAATGATAAAACTGCTTTACAATTCAAACATTTGTCACGATAGTGAAACAGCAAACCCACTGTTGGATGCAACACATTATCCGCATAGCCGGGAGCTGCACGCCATACCTTATGGTTGCCCATCTCAACAATGGCACGAGTATTCACAATACATTTACTGCGTGTATAGGCGGGTAGAATTTCTAGATTTCTTCTAACTTTAGTTTGTGTATACAACCCACGATTTATGGTCTTCTCCGGTACACTAAATCGATCATCGCTGTccttcttaaagaaaaatacattacgAAATATAAACGCGGACGTAAGACCCTCATCGCATTgtaataaaaagtgaaatagaGAATTATGCTTAAGAGGCATTAGAATTTCATCGAAATCCACAATGGCGGCATAACGATAATTATCCACTACATTTGCTCTATAAACACAATCATTATATTGGGCCACTATACCGCTATAATGTAAATCGTCTATGTGATCTCTTAAATTCCAATCTAAAATATCCGCTAAACCTTTATTGCGATAATACGTTAAGACACGCTGAACATCTGGTGTACAATCCAGAttgtagaaataaaaatgtgtagCACCCATTATACGATACAACTCTACAAATTCTACAATACGCAGTACGTCGCTGTAGTTGCTTTGTAGGGGACCCACACAAACGGATATGGCTGGCTTTGACTGGGCAAATAGTTGGTCCATGTCACGGGGAtaactagaaaatttaaaataatttaattaatgttatatTATTAATAGAGATTTTCAGTAACCCACCTTATGGATATAAAAGTAGGACTTATGTGACTTAAACTATTGCTTTTATATTGTATGGCCACTGCCTGAGGAAGATAAACCTTTGAATTGGCAACATGTTGTTTGTATAATGGACAGACTATGGTAAATGCAGCATATTTTTGATCATGATGTTCTCGTAAAGCTTTCACTTCTTCAGCTTTAACTTCGCTTAGTATATAATCCTCTGATCTGTAAAGTGaagtttgataaatatttttaaggggggttttatttaaaaattgttttgttgttttttttaatatgtacgaaattcttacaatattttaaaatgttagcattattgttttatacgtATTAATTTGAAACACAAACAACCTTAAAATACAGCTTATatcttctttaaattttaatggaaGTACGGCAAACACTCTTATGGCACCAATGGCTATAAGGTTATTTTTACTAGGATGGGCTGAAAGAAAAGAGAGATcgatttgtttataattgttatttgcagtagggttctataaatcgaatttcgaataatcgaacaatcaacTTTTtgccgaaaaaagtcgaaaagtcaaactcgactattttgttccaaaaatgtcgataactcgactatcgaccgtgaaaaagtcgaaaagtcgactttggaaataaaagccgaaaatagtcgaaaagtggaaaaaagtcaaaaataatcaaaaagtccgaaaaagtcgaaaatagtcaaaaagtcggaaaaagtcgaaaatagtcaaaaagtcgaaaatagtcaaaaagtcgaaaatagtcgaaaagtcctaaaaagtaaaaaatagtcgaaaaatcgaaaaaaggcaaaaaaaagttcaaaagtcGGAAACAGTCAAAAGtagtcgaaaaatgtcggaaaaagtcgaaaagtctaaaatagtcgataagtcgaaaaaagacaaattagtcaaacagtcgaaaatagtcaaaagtcgaaaagcgAAAAatgtcggaaagtcgaaaaaagtcaaaaataatccaaaagtcgaaaagtcgactatttacaaaatactaaaagtctacttttaactaactgaaaaaagtcgaaaaattgacttcgcataaaatgcaaaaaagttgaaaagtcgacttttaactaaatgcaaaaagtcgaaaagtcgacttttacctaaatgcaaaaagtcgaaaagtctacttttcgtTTCAATCAAAGAACCCTAATTTGTAGTTTCGTTTAAGTAAGTCGGTCTGTTGGTCTGCTTGTCGAAAGTATGATAGAGGCTTAACAAGAGGCCCTAGTTATTAAGTACATGTGTTTCGTTGATAGGGtttatttgttatagaaaatggGACCTTATAAGATTCTAAAACGTTTGACTTTAATAAATCTGTATACTTATCAGTTTAAAGCAAGATAGGCGCTAAACTGTAGACCTGCCGCAATGTAAAAGAAATGCAATCAAAATACGTCAGAGATATCTATAGATTAGTTACTTTATTAATGACCTactgttcaaaatttcatttgatCGTTTTTTAACGTTTTCAATATCGGTTTTTATTTATGACAGTTATCGTCTGGCTGATCCAAAAAGTTGACTTTACGATTTTGTTAAAGTCGTCGAATTTTTGTCAACTTTTCCACTTTTGGACTCAACTCTTTATAGTAGGGTTcggtttcgacttttttctacaaaatcgATTATTCGACCTTTTTCTCATTAGATAGTCGGGTTTGAATCCGACAAAAGTTCTTCGTCGACCAAATAACACAATTCAGAATGTAGGGTTTGTGGTTGAAAGAAAAGGGATATATCACGATTCGGTCCAAAGTAGTAAAGTTGAAAGTTTAATATCGAAATTgtaatttttccgacttttatttgcaatttcgaatattcgaaagtTGACCTTACAAGAAGGACAAAAATGTAGATCATCTAAAATTGTTTAGTGGCAAGGGTCCAACATTTAAGAACtgataaaaagttttgaatcaaaatatatttaaatatcataACTTTCGTTCTAGAACCgtttaaataaaagatatttatatattaatacaaattaCCTATAATTTCAGTACGTTTATCAAAGTAGGCTGAATAGATTTTATGCTTCATGGAGGCATGACCAATGGTACGCCATGTGTTATTATAGTTCCAAGCTGTGGACATCGGTTTTATCAATGTCATAGATAATTGAGTGGTTTTAATATCATCTCGTAGTTTTTCATTCtgcaaagtaaaaaaaaattataatagaaattaagacaaataaagtTTTCCTTCCAaactatataatattaaacttaaaattaaactataactTACTGCCTCCGTTATTAAAGAGATATAGGTTAATATTAATAAAGCACTTGCTATAGCAGCCGATAAACTGAAATAGATGTATTGCAAACGATTTGTATCTTGCACTATcattatttatgatttaatttattttagtttttatatattttctttcatttttttgtttaatatttttatttattttaataaaatttctttaattattaaacttatttcctttgttatattttgtttaatatttatgtttctttATAGTTTATTATTTGAATAATAGTGTTTTTTTCGCATTTGCTGCTTTTTCTTTGTTCTTTAGTTCAGACACTAACAGGTCATCAGTCATGGTGCTGTACAATGTTGCAAAACAtgtaattcttttaaaaagaaatacaatttaCAAGCACTTAATCTTAGTGTTGTGAAAACGAAACATGTtatcaacatttaaaattcGATTATTAATTACTAAATTACTTTCTAAGTCTCTACctattacaatttattattgtACTCTGATAAAGACCTTTTCGGTTTACCGATATACACAACCCTTTGATCCTTCAATTTGAGCCCTATTATACTTTCAACAGACCGactgaatgaaataaaaaaaaaccttaaaatacaTACGCTTGATGTTGGATATTTAAATAGACTTTCTGCGTTTCTTGTTCAAATGAGTACCTCTTCATTTTGTACGTCACTAGTTATTGTCATACAAAATGTGCAATATTACAGTGAGTGTCACATATATCCCTAAAGCTTGCTATTGCTATCGATTTAGAATTGAAACAAAATGTTGGCTTTTCgagtttttgtaatttaagaaaacatttcaatACCATCTTGATAGTTTCTTAAATATCGATTAAATCGAGAATcagtttttattacaataaagtAGATTATAgtatttactatagactagaatagagtctgGTTTATAGACAATTTAGTCTGAACCAtaaaatagattatagtctggactaccgactagactatagtctggaatatagagtagactatagtctgtactgcATACcagattatatatttaaaactagaatatagattggacacagactagaatatagattggGATAagagtagaatatagtctggactgtagactagactatagtctagactgtagactagactatagtctgaactgtagatAATACTATAGTCTAAGTTAGACTAAGTtatctggactatggactatactgtaatgtggactatagtcatgactagacaatagtcgggactacagacaagactataacctGGAGTATAGACTATGCTAAAGCctagattagactgtagtctggagtGTTGACTGGAATTTATattggactacagactagattgtactaagactagactctagtatggactatagataatGCTATAGTCTGGAGCAGAGAGTaagctatagtctgaactacactataggctaacTATAGTTTTGGCTATATGGCTATACTGTAGTGTGGACTGCAGTcatgtatagactatagtcgggactataggtTATGCTATAGCCTGGTATAAAGACTGGTttgactgtagtctggactatggattaGAATTTATATTGGACTACAAACTAGAATTGgactaagactagactgtagtctggactatagataatgctatagtctggagtagagagtaggctatagtctggactacactataggctaacTATAGTTTTGGCTATATGGCTATACTGTAGTGTGGACTACAGtcatgactagactatagtcgggactataggtTATGCTATAGCCTGGTATAAAAACTAGATTCGActgtattctggactatagagtagaatttATATTGAACtagagactagaatatatatattgtagtaatactatacaatagtctagactagtcaagagtacagagtagactatagtctagattataggttagactatagtcaggactacagtcatgactatagactagactataacctggactatagactatgctatatcCTGGCCTatctaacttacttacttacttacttacttacttacttacttacttacttacttacttacttacttacttacttacttacttacttacttacttactaactaactaactaactaactaactaactaactaactaaataactaactaactaattaactaactacttaactaactatttaactaactaactattgcTGAAATTTCGCGAATACGAATGATTTCTAACTAACCAAATAATAAAACTgtgattctttttaaaaaaattagaaaaatttttcatgtaATCGGAAAATTCTGGAAGCGA
The window above is part of the Lucilia cuprina isolate Lc7/37 chromosome 6, ASM2204524v1, whole genome shotgun sequence genome. Proteins encoded here:
- the LOC111691247 gene encoding uncharacterized protein LOC111691247, with protein sequence MIVQDTNRLQYIYFSLSAAIASALLILTYISLITEANEKLRDDIKTTQLSMTLIKPMSTAWNYNNTWRTIGHASMKHKIYSAYFDKRTEIIAHPSKNNLIAIGAIRVFAVLPLKFKEDISCILRSEDYILSEVKAEEVKALREHHDQKYAAFTIVCPLYKQHVANSKVYLPQAVAIQYKSNSLSHISPTFISISYPRDMDQLFAQSKPAISVCVGPLQSNYSDVLRIVEFVELYRIMGATHFYFYNLDCTPDVQRVLTYYRNKGLADILDWNLRDHIDDLHYSGIVAQYNDCVYRANVVDNYRYAAIVDFDEILMPLKHNSLFHFLLQCDEGLTSAFIFRNVFFFKKDSDDRFSVPEKTINRGLYTQTKVRRNLEILPAYTRSKCIVNTRAIVEMGNHKVWRAAPGYADNVLHPTVGLLFHYRDKCLNCKAVLSLDYTARKYGSLIWDRVDDVCLNVFLNLKGVCPSN